In Penicillium oxalicum strain HP7-1 chromosome I, whole genome shotgun sequence, a single window of DNA contains:
- a CDS encoding Cytochrome b-c1 complex subunit 2 translates to MLSRSSLSRNAPRALSAGRRAMASAANPSFQYDVTEVAGVKVANREVTGPTGTLALVAKAGSRYQPFPGFADALEKFAFKTTLKRSALKITREVELLGGEITSTHSRENVVLRTKFLANDLPYFTELLGEVASQPRFADHELNEVVKYLLQYQQQAAFAKPENVALDAAHGVAFHRGLGTPITPSTSTPYEKYMSAEAIAEYAKDAYAKSNIALVSTGPNAADVNKWVGQFFKDLPTGTTSSQFKVQPSAATKYYGGEQRIASKIGNAVVMAFPGSSAFGTSGYKAEASVLAALLGGESTIKWTPGFSLLSQATQEFRALNVSTQNFAYSDAGLFTVTLSGRAEQVGAASKNVVDALKKAAAGEVSSEDIKKATALAKFRALESVQTLETGLEATGSGLIHGAKPYQIGEIAQAIENVSEQQVKDVAKSFLSGKATLVSVGDVFQLPYAEDLGLTV, encoded by the exons ATGCTGTCGCGGTCCTCCCTCAGCCGGAATGCGCCTCGCGCGCTCTCCGCAGGCCGTCGGGCCATGGCTTCTGCTGCCAACCCGTCCTTCCAGTACGATGTCACCGAGGTCGCTGGTGTGAAGGTCGCCAACCGTGAGGTTACCGGTCCTACTGGCACTCTCGCCCTTGTCGCCAAAGCTGGTTCTCGCTACCAGCCCTTCCCCGGCTTCGCCGATGCCCTCGAGAAGTTCGCCTTCAAG ACCACTCTCAAGCGTTCTGCTCTCAAGATCACTCGTGAGGTTGAGCTGCTGGGCGGTGAGATCACATCGACACACTCTCGCGAAAACGTTGTCCTCCGCACCAAGTTCCTCGCAAACGACCTTCCTTACTTCACAGAGCTTTTGGGCGAAGTGGCCAGCCAACCCCGATTCGCTG ACCACGAATTGAACGAGGTTGTCAAGTACCTTCTCCAGTACCAACAGCAGGCTGCTTTCGCCAAGCCCGAGAACGTCGCTCTCGATGCCGCTCACGGCGTTGCTTTCCACCGTGGCCTGGGTACTCCCATCACTCCCTCCACCTCGACTCCCTACGAGAAGTACATGTCGGCCGAGGCTATCGCTGAGTACGCCAAGGACGCGTACGCCAAGTCCAACATTGCCCTCGTTTCTACTGGCCCCAACGCTGCCGATGTCAACAAGTGGGTCGGCCAGTTCTTCAAGGACCTTCCCACCGGCACCACCTCCAGCCAGTTCAAGGTCCAGCCCTCTGCGGCCACCAAGTACTACGGTGGTGAGCAGCGCATTGCCTCCAAGATTGGCAACGCCGTTGTGATGGCCTTCCCCGGTTCCAGCGCTTTCGGCACCTCCGGTTACAAGGCCGAGGCCTCCGTTCTGGCTGCTCTTCTGGGCGGCGAGTCCACCATCAAATGGACCCCCGGTTTCTCTCTCCTGTCCCAGGCTACCCAGGAGTTCCGCGCGCTGAACGTGTCCACTCAGAACTTCGCTTACTCTGACGCTGGTCTGTTCACCGTGACCCTCAGCGGCCGTGCTGAGCAGGTTGGTGCTGCCAGCAAGAACGTTGTCGATGCCCTCAAGAAGGCCGCCGCCGGCGAGGTCTCCAGCGAGgacatcaagaaggccaCCGCTCTGGCCAAGTTCCGTGCTCTCGAGTCTGTTCAGACCCTCGAGACTGGCCTCGAGGCCACCGGCTCCGGCCTGATCCACGGTGCCAAGCCCTACCAGATTGGCGAGATTGCTCAGGCTATTGAGAATGTCTCTGAGCAGCAGGTCAAGGAT GTTGCCAAGTCCTTCCTGTCTGGCAAGGCCACCCTTGTCAGTGTTGGTGATGTCTTCCAGCTCCCCTATGCTGAGGACCTCGGCCTGACCGTTTAA
- a CDS encoding DNA-directed RNA polymerase III subunit rpc3, which translates to MMSQYAAELCALLIEDQFGDLFARIFTTLQRYERLPLPRLKFYSRLTDRQLQHGLVAMIQQHLIFHFTSLEDGNTYYAANPHAAYYLVRSGKILQLVESRLGEYAARVMEAILYLGHAPIKHLETLPELRYLKPETSNGANGGLKQEDEEQSQEQENEQGIDQEPGLEGDQQGEIDTEAEVVETNGANGDHLEEATEKKPAPLHSTLKALASHGYILRVKDAHFQSPEDNYIEAHKAAANRSDIKLLKGKRLTEELANKTDEILRERTEGDLSEAYMINGLPRGLKRKSANGLSDSEIDSKRHTGENGINGNHEYDDEENDWSEDEDGFDSSPMEPSIVVRVNYYKFDVALRNARFVEMAEANAPSATAEIYETFLRRVEYSTKRCRDGTEIPREGEEGEQFSIPIETYKIVTDLDTHLDLSGCMGPSKPPTSSSSEPLNRRGKRPLENGNGVNGDHYDDDHDLTNPMDGADDEVSRAYEVNQHLSLLEQAPNNLVSQVNLSGVVKWRIGFRGLARKLRHLEIERLVEMRYGDVALRVLRVLHAKGKLDEKRLQEISLLPFKDLRQTLASMQTGGFVDLQEVPKDAQRQPSKTIFLWYFDPDRVCSTLLEDTYKAMSRTLQRIKFERSQRRDFLEKTERSDIKGNEERWLSEGELEQLRRWKDMEALLLGVVSRLDDMVAVFRDF; encoded by the exons ATGATGTCGCAG TATGCCGCGGAGCTCTGCGCGCTCCTGATCGAGGACCAGTTTGGCGATCTTTTCGCG CGCATCTTCACCACTCTCCAGCGCTATGAGCgacttcctctccctcgccTCAAGTTCTACTCCCGCCTCACGGATCGTCAGCTCCAACATGGCCTGGTAGCCATGATTCAGCAACATCTCATCTTTCACTTTACCTCCCTCGAAGACGGCAACACCTATTACGCCGCAAACCCGCATGCTGCGTATTATCTCGTGCGATCTGGCAAGATTCTCCAGTTGGTGGAAAGTCGACTTGGTGAATATGCGGCTCGTGTGATGGAAGCCATTCTATACCTGGGTCATGCGCCGATTAAGCACCTTGAGACTTTGCCAGAGTTACGGTACCTCAAGCCTGAGACATCTAACGGCGCCAATGGAGGGTTGAAGcaggaagacgaagagcaAAGTCAAGAGCAGGAAAATGAGCAAGGGATTGACCAGGAGCCAGGCCTTGAGGGGGACCAGCAGGGAGAAATCGACACCGAGGCTGAGGTGGTTGAGACAAATGGTGCAAATGGTgatcatcttgaagaggcgaccgagaagaaaccgGCGCCTCTCCATTCCACGCTGAAGGCACTTGCATCGCACGGGTACATCCTGAGAGTCAAGGATGCGCATTTCCAAAGTCCAGAGGACAATTATATTGAGGCGCACAAGGCTGCCGCTAATCGATCCGATATCAAACTTCTCAAGGGAAAGCGGTTGACGGAGGAGCTAGCCAACAAGACCGACGAGATTCTGCGAGAACGTACAGAGGGAGATTTGTCCGAAGCATACATGATCAATGGCCTCCCGCGAGGATTGAAGCGGAAATCCGCCAATGGGCTCAGCGATTCCGAGATTGACAGCAAGCGGCACACTGGCGAGAACGGAATCAATGGAAACCATGAAtacgatgatgaggagaacgACTGgtccgaggatgaagatggattCGACAGTAGTCCCATGGAG CCCAGCATAGTCGTTCGAGTGAACTACTACAAATTTGACGTGGCTCTCCGCAATGCGCGCTTTGTTGAAATGGCCGAAGCCAACGCTCCTTCGGCTACAGCAGAAATCTACGAAACCTTCCTCCGCCGCGTCGAATACTCCACGAAACGATGTCGCGATGGAACAGAAATCCCCCgcgaaggcgaagaaggagaacaATTCTCCATTCCCATCGAAACATATAAGATCGTCACCGACCTTGACACCCATCTCGACCTCTCCGGGTGCATGGGCCCTTCAAAACCGCCCACGTCGTCATCTTCCGAACCGCTCAATCGCCGCGGGAAACGGCCCCTCGAAAACGGCAACGGAGTCAACGGCGATCACTACGACGACGACCATGATCTGACCAACCCCATGGACGGGGCCGACGACGAAGTCAGTCGCGCCTACGAAGTCAACCAacacctctccctccttgaACAGGCACCCAACAACCTAGTCTCTCAAGTCAACCTCTCCGGCGTCGTGAAATGGCGAATTGGTTTCCGCGGACTCGCGCGCAAACTGCGGCATCTGGAGATCGAGCGGCTGGTGGAAATGCGCTACGGCGACGTGGCCCTGCGCGTGCTCCGCGTCTTACACGCCAAGGGCAAACTCGACGAGAAACGTCTTCAGGAAATCAGTCTCCTCCCTTTTAAAGATCTCCGACAAACGCTGGCGAGCATGCAAACGGGCGGATTTGTCGATCTGCAAGAAGTTCCCAAGGATGCGCAACGGCAACCGTCCAAGACGATCTTCCTCTGGTACTTTGATCCGGATCGGGTGTGCAGTACGCTGTTGGAAGATACATATAAGGCCATGTCACGAACGTTGCAACGGATCAAATTTGAACGTTCGCAGCGGCGAGATTTCCTGGAAAAGACGGAACGGAGTGATATCAAGGGGAATGAGGAGCGGTGGTTGAGTGAAGGGGAATTGGAACAACTGCGTCGGTGGAAGGATATGGAAGCTTTGTTGTTGGGGGTGGTTTCTCGTTTGGATGATATGGTTGCTGTGTTTCGAGACTTTTAA